The Thermus oshimai DSM 12092 sequence GGCCCGGGTGGCGAGCTTCTCCTTGAAGCGGCGCACCCGGAAGTTGAGCCGGCCCTCCACCTCCCGGGGCAGGAGGAAAAGGGCAAGCCCCTTGGGGCCTGGGGGCGCCCCTTCAGGCCGGGCGGTGACGATGGCCCAGTCCGCCAGGCCCGCCCCCGAGGCGAAGTACTTGTCCCCCCCGAAAAGCCGGAAGGCCTCCCCCTCCCTCCTGGCCAGGGTGCGGTTGGCCCCTAGGTCGCTTCCCCCCTGGATCTCCGTCATCCAGGTGGCCCCGAAGGCCTGGCCGTAGAGGAGTTCCCGCTTCACCCCTTCCCACTCGGGGGCGTACTTGTGGAGGGCGTAGGCCACCTGGTGGGTGATGGTGAGGATGCAGTAAAGCCCCCCGTCCGCCAGGAGGTAGCCCAGGGCGTAGTGGAGGGGCCAGCCCCGGCCCTCGTAGGGGGGGCGGACCATGGGCCTGAGCTTTTCCAGAAGGGCCTTCTGGGCAGGGGAGAGGAGGGCCCGGTCTATGCGGTTCCCGTCCAGGTCGTGCATCTTTAGCCGGGGCGGGGCCTCGAGGTCCACGTGGTAGGCCACCTCCAGGACCTCTTCCCCCACCAGCTTTCCGAAGGCCGAAAGCTCCTCCTCCGGGAGGCCCGGGGCAAAGGTGCGCAGGATCGCTTTAAGGTCCGGATCCAGGTGGTAGTGGTTCTCGCCCTGGCTGTAGAAGACCGCTTTCATGGTTACGCCTCCGGCCTAAGCCTATTCCTTGGACCGGAGGCGGGGCAAGCCCGTATCCTTCCGAGCGGTGGGATTTTGACTATCTCGGGGATATATTTTTCACCAGCAGCTATAATCGTGAAAAAGTTAGCAAATCAAGACATTTCCAAAACCAAAAGCTCCCCCTCCCAATCCCGGGAAGCAGCCTAAGGCTAGGCCTCGAGCTCACAGAAGGCCTTTTCCCACTAGCCCATGAGGATGAGGGCCTGACGGATCCCTCGGCCTTTCCAGGGCGCTCCCCGTCCCAGTGGGGAGGGGCGCTCAAAGGTCCAGAGGCTCCGGCGGCGGTAGGCCCAAGGCGGTGAGGCGGAGGCCTAGGGCTTCTAAGGGCAGGTAAAAGAGCGCTTCTTCCTCCGTGTCCACCGCCCGGGCAAAGAGGAGGTCGCCCTGGCGGCGCTCTAGGCGGTAGTCCCGGCCTCGAGCCCGGAAGAGGGCGCCGGGTTTGAGGAGGTCCAGGGTCTCCATGGGCCCCATCATAGGGGGCTTTGGGGCGGGAAGGCTCCAAGCCTGGCCAGGTCCCCACAAAATCCTCACTAAGATTGCTTAGTGAGCATTTACCATAGCCCCGGTTGGGCTATATACTGGCCCCAGAGCATGCTCCGACCCTTGCCCAACTACGAGGACCCGGCCAAGCGCCGCCTCGAGGCCGTGCGGGCGGCCCACGAGGGGGACCTGGAGGGCCTGATCGCGCTTCTCGGCTACCACCTGGCCCACAAGTCCGGCAAGCGCACCGCCTTAAGCGCCAGAACCCTGGAGCTCTACGCCCTGGCGGTGCGGGACTTCTTCCGCTACCTCTGGCCCGAGGGGGCGCCCGGCCCCAGGGTGTCCCTCCTGCAGGTGACCCCCGACCACATCGACGCCTGGCTCGCCGACCTCCTGGCCCACGGGGGCCACACGGTGCCCCCCGAGGAGCGCCGCCCCCTAAAGCCCAGCACCGCGGCCAGCTACCTGGCGGGCATCCGGGCCCTGTACCGCGCCCTGAAGTGGGCGGGCGCGGTGCGGGAAAACCCCACCCTCGAGGTCAGGCCCCCCAAAGACCCCACGCCCCGCCACGAGCGCCGCCCGGCCCTGCCCCAGACCCTTTACCGGCGTCTTTTAAACCTGATACAAAAAGGTGGCAAGGAGCTCCGGGAGGCCGAGTACAAGCGCTTCCGGGACCTCCTCATCCTAAGGCTCATGGGGGAGGTGGGCCTAAGGATCTCCGAGGTGGAGGGGCTCAACGTGGAGGATTTTGACCCCGTGGAGGAGGAGCTCCACATCCAAAGGGGCAAAGGGGGCAAGGCCCGCACCGTGCCCCTCCCTCCGGACCTGGCGGAAGGCCTTCAGGCCTGGCTCAAGGTGCGCACCCTCCACGAAGCCCCCGGGGAAAAGGCCCTCTTCATCAACCTCGGGGGCCGGAAGGCCCACGGGAGGCGGCTTAGGGCCTGGACCATCCGCAAGGAGCTTTCCGAGGCCCTAAGGGCCCTCGAGGCCCCCAGGCGCTACTACGGCCCCCACAGCCTCCGCCACCTGGCCGGGACGAGGCTTTACCAGGCCACGGGGGACCTCTACCTGGTGGCCACCCTGTTGGGCCACGCGGACGTGAGCACCAGCCAGATCTACGCCAAGATGGACCGCTCCCGCCTCAAGGAGGCGGTGCGGAACCTCTACGGCAAAAAGCCCTAGCTGAACTCCCGCTCCAGCTCCCTAAGCCGCTCGGCGATCCCCGTGTACTCCAGCTCCTCCATGGGGAGCATGGCGGGGCCGTAAAAGCCCTGGCGGCGCATGTCCTGGGCCTTCTCCATGGCCCTAAGGCGCACCACATCCCAGGCGGGGTCGGCGAAGAGGTCCACGGGTTCGGAAAGGCGCCCCTCCTTCAGGGAAAAGGCCAGGCCGCACACCATAGGCACGCAGAAGAAGCTGGAGGCCTGGGTGTTGGCCCTCACCGGCATGAGGGGGAGGTGGTGGCTCCCCCGGGTGTCCCCGGCCACGAAGGGCAGGAGGGCGAAGGGGGGCGCGAGCTCCTCCGTGGCGGGGAAGATCTTCTGCACCCGCACGATGGCCACGGGGTCGTCCTTGCCCACGTACCGCCCGGCGATGTTCCTGAGGCGGGTGGTGCTCACCACCGCCGCCTGCTCCCCGTGGCGGCGGGACCAGATCCCGGCGATGGCGAAGCGGTGGGGGTCGCGGAGGAGGGCCGCGAGGTCGTAAAGGCGCTCGGGGGCCTCGAGGTCAATGGAGCTATCCCGCTCCGTCCGGGCCAGGTCCATGACCCGGAAGCGGAAGCCGGGGCGCATCTCCGGGGAAAGGAGGAGGCCGGGGCAGTGCATGGGGTCGGCGAAGGCCAGGTAGAGGGGCAGGTTGAAGGCCCCAGGCTCCGTCTTGTCCGCGGCCAGGACCACGAAGGGCTCGGAGGGCCGTTCCTCAAACTCCATCTCCGCCACCTGGGGCCCGAGGCCGTGGAGGTTGCCGGTGAAGGCGTCCTTCAAGAGGTCCTGCCCCGCCCCGTAAAGCCCCTCCGCCTTGGCCGTTTCCGTGCCCTCCAGGAAGGCCCGCCAGGCCAGGGCGTGGACCTCCTTATCCCCCACCCCCCGGGTGTGGCTCAGGAGGAGGACGATGTCGTCCCCGATGTGGAAGACATAGGCGTCCAGGAGGAGGCGGCCCACCTCGGCCCGCACCACCTCCTCCACCTTGGCCAGGACCCCCCTCGAGGGCAGGGTATGCCCGCCAATGGAGCCGATGTCCGCCTTGAGCACGCTCAAGGTGACCTTCATAAGGGGAACCTCCCGTTTCCATGGTTCCACGCCTATGGGGGAAAGGCAACCCCCAGGCCCGGTCCTTCCGGGGCAGGGCTTTGGAAGCGTGGTTAGGGAGGGTTGAGGAGGCGGGCCCACTCCTCCCGCATGGCCTCGGCCCACTGGGGGAAGCGGGCGTGGTAGGCCTCGAGGAGGGCCCGCCCCGCGAGCCTCCCCCGGGCCTCCTGGAGGAAGGCCCGCGCGGCCTGGGGCGGGCCGTACCAGCGGGCGAGCTCCCGGAACCCCCCGTCCAGGAAAACGAAGGTGGGCACGATGCGCTTCTCCCCCAGGCGGTAGGCCTCCCGAAGGTGGGGGTTCTGGTCCCGGAGGAAAAACCGCGCCCGCTCCCCCGCCGCCTTGGCCAGGACGGGGATGGCCTGCTGGCAGTCGGGGCACCAGTCCTCCACCAGGGCCAGGACGAAGGCCACCCCCTCCGGGAGGGGTGTCCCTGGGGAACGGGCGTAGAACTCCTCCAGGAGGGCCCGCTTGCGGGAGAGGGCGAGGAAGCCCGAAAAGGTAAGGCCCGAGGCCCAAACCGAAGGGTCCAGGACCATGCCCCCTATGCTACCCTTAGGGTATGGCCGAGGCCCACGAGGGAGCCTTCTGCCCGGTGTACGCCGCCATCAACCTCCTGCAGGAGAAGTGGACCCTGCACATCATCCGGGCCCTGCTCTCCGGCCCCAAGGGCTTCAACGAGCTGGCCCGGGCCGTGGGGGGGGTGAACCCGGCCACCCTGAGCCAGCGCCTCGAGCACCTGGTCCAGGTGGGGGTGGTGGAAAAACGGGTGGAGTCCCACATGCCCCCCCGGACCCGCTACCAGCTCACGGAGGCGGGCCGGGAGCTGGAGGCGGTGGTGGCGGCCATCGAGCGCTGGGCCAAGGCCCACCTGAAAACGCCCGTGTCCTAACGGCGAGGCGCCTTACTCCTCCATCCCCCCCGCCAGGTACTGGAGGTAGTTTTGGAGGCCCATGGCGTTAAGGAGCTCCCGCTGGGTCTCCAGCCAGTCCACGTGGGCCTCCTCGTCCTTGAGGATCTCCGCCACCATGTCCCGGGTGCCGTTGTCCCCCAGGCTTTGGGCTAGGTTCATGGTCTCGTTGTACCCTTTCACCGCTTGGAGCTCCCCCTCGTAGTCCTTGAAAAGGATCTCCTCCACCGTCTTGCCGATCTTGA is a genomic window containing:
- a CDS encoding tyrosine-type recombinase/integrase, which encodes MLRPLPNYEDPAKRRLEAVRAAHEGDLEGLIALLGYHLAHKSGKRTALSARTLELYALAVRDFFRYLWPEGAPGPRVSLLQVTPDHIDAWLADLLAHGGHTVPPEERRPLKPSTAASYLAGIRALYRALKWAGAVRENPTLEVRPPKDPTPRHERRPALPQTLYRRLLNLIQKGGKELREAEYKRFRDLLILRLMGEVGLRISEVEGLNVEDFDPVEEELHIQRGKGGKARTVPLPPDLAEGLQAWLKVRTLHEAPGEKALFINLGGRKAHGRRLRAWTIRKELSEALRALEAPRRYYGPHSLRHLAGTRLYQATGDLYLVATLLGHADVSTSQIYAKMDRSRLKEAVRNLYGKKP
- the fbp gene encoding fructose-1,6-bisphosphate aldolase/phosphatase — encoded protein: MKVTLSVLKADIGSIGGHTLPSRGVLAKVEEVVRAEVGRLLLDAYVFHIGDDIVLLLSHTRGVGDKEVHALAWRAFLEGTETAKAEGLYGAGQDLLKDAFTGNLHGLGPQVAEMEFEERPSEPFVVLAADKTEPGAFNLPLYLAFADPMHCPGLLLSPEMRPGFRFRVMDLARTERDSSIDLEAPERLYDLAALLRDPHRFAIAGIWSRRHGEQAAVVSTTRLRNIAGRYVGKDDPVAIVRVQKIFPATEELAPPFALLPFVAGDTRGSHHLPLMPVRANTQASSFFCVPMVCGLAFSLKEGRLSEPVDLFADPAWDVVRLRAMEKAQDMRRQGFYGPAMLPMEELEYTGIAERLRELEREFS
- a CDS encoding thioredoxin family protein; this translates as MVLDPSVWASGLTFSGFLALSRKRALLEEFYARSPGTPLPEGVAFVLALVEDWCPDCQQAIPVLAKAAGERARFFLRDQNPHLREAYRLGEKRIVPTFVFLDGGFRELARWYGPPQAARAFLQEARGRLAGRALLEAYHARFPQWAEAMREEWARLLNPP
- a CDS encoding winged helix-turn-helix transcriptional regulator, translated to MAEAHEGAFCPVYAAINLLQEKWTLHIIRALLSGPKGFNELARAVGGVNPATLSQRLEHLVQVGVVEKRVESHMPPRTRYQLTEAGRELEAVVAAIERWAKAHLKTPVS
- the bfr gene encoding bacterioferritin, with translation MKGHPEVLKSLQERLSEELAAILQYMVHAEMAENWGFRALARHLKAHAITEMRHAEKHIERILFLEGFPEVSRIGEIKIGKTVEEILFKDYEGELQAVKGYNETMNLAQSLGDNGTRDMVAEILKDEEAHVDWLETQRELLNAMGLQNYLQYLAGGMEE